In Ailuropoda melanoleuca isolate Jingjing chromosome 4, ASM200744v2, whole genome shotgun sequence, the following proteins share a genomic window:
- the IL12RB1 gene encoding interleukin-12 receptor subunit beta-1 isoform X6: MGQVWARLVPLLLLLLPGRGAEACSTGQCCFQDPPYPDADSGSASGPRDLNCYRIVSAGYECSWQYEGPTAGVSHFLRCCLRNGPCCYFAAGSATSLQFSDQDGVAVLQTVRLWVESRAKNRTHRSPEIELSLHSTVKYDPPQAGDITVSESAGKVLLKWETPARQEGAEVQFRYRTPGSLWKLGDCRHREDPGFEACLCPRQMDAAQEFQLRRRRLWQEAPGNPWSNWSSPVCVPPEHLPQPTLTLSAEALRPDGKRQVTLHGKLPRLELPEGCLGSNSGGEVTYRARLHMLSCTCKTKSTETFQLRKPLDLSGAAYDLAIISRNRFGRSPSQTWHIPAQTHTHTEPGALNISVGANGTTMHWPAQARAKAYCIEWQSQGQHGNLTNCTLTTPQDQDPTGMATHSWSRESGAMEQKVCYHITIFASPRPEKPTLWSTVLSTYHFGGNASGAGSPQHVLVKKLSRDSVSVDWTPSALSSCPGVLKEYVVRCQDEEGNVVSELPVKPTETQVTLGGLRAGIAYTVQVRADTATLRGAWSQPQLFSTEVQVSRLFDLSILLASLGSFASILLLGVLGYLGLNRAARHLCPPLPTPCASTVVEFPSSQGKQAWQWASPADFPEEVSPKEALVVNMSWEKGALGVLSHLPRLLHLPPGLQSEWEEPCY; this comes from the exons GCTCGGCTTCAGGCCCCAGGGACCTGAACTGCTACCGGATAGTCAGCGCTGGTTATGAATGCTCCTGGCAGTATGAGGGCCCCACGGCTGGGGTCAGCCACTTCCTGAGGTGCTG CCTCCGGAATGGGCCCTGCTGCTACTTTGCCGCGGGCTCGGCCACCAGCCTGCAGTTCTCTGACCAGGACGGCGTAGCCGTGCTCCAGACTGTCAGGCTCTGGGTGGAATCTCGAGCCAAGAACCGGACGCACAGGTCGCCTGAGATCGAACTGAGCCTTCATAGCACAG TTAAATATGATCCTCCGCAAGCCGGAGACATCACCGTGTCGGAGTCCGCAGGGAAGGTGCTCTTGAAGTGGGAGACCCCAGCCCGCCAGGAGGGCGCCGAGGTCCAGTTCCGGTACCGGACACCTGGCAGCCTGTGGAAGTTG GGCGACTGCAGACATCGAGAGGACCCTGGCTTCG AGGCCTGCCTCTGCCCTCGGCAGATGGATGCAGCCCAGGAATTCCAGCTACGCCGGAGGCGACTCTGGCAGGAAGCCCCAGGAAACCCCTGGAGCAACTGGAGCAGCCCCGTGTGTGTTCCCCCTG AACATCTTCCACAGCCCACCTTGACGCTCTCAGCGGAGGCGCTCCGGCCAGATGGGAAGAGGCAGGTGACCCTGCACGGGAAG CTGCCCCGGCTTGAGCTTCCAGAAGGCTGCCTCGGGTCCAACTCTGGCGGGGAGGTGACCTACCGCGCCCGCCTGCACATGCTATCCTGCACATGTAAGACCAAGTCCACTGAGACCTTTCAGCTGAGGAAACCTCTCGACCTCTCTGGTGCAGCCTATGACCTGGCCATCATCTCCCGGAACCGCTTCGGCCGCAGCCCCAGCCAGACATGGCACATTCCTGCCCAAACCCACACCCACACAG AACCAGGGGCTCTGAATATCAGTGTCGGAGCCAACGGGACCACCATGCACTGGCCAGCCCAGGCCAGGGCCAAGGCATATTGCATCGAGTGGCAGTCCCAGGGCCAGCATGGGAACCTTACCAACTGCACCCTGACTACGCCCCAGGATCAGGACCCCACTGGAATGG CAACCCACAGCTGGAGCAGAGAATCTGGGGCAATGGAGCAGAAGGTGTGCTACCACATCACGATCTTTGCCTCTCCACGCCCGGAGAAGCCCACCTTGTGGTCCACGGTCTTGTCCACCTACCACTTTGGGGGCAATG CCTCGGGGGCCGGAAGCCCACAGCACGTGTTGGTGAAGAAGCTCAGCCGGGACTCCGTGTCTGTGGACTGGACGCCATCCGCGCTGAGCTCCTGCCCCGGGGTCCTGAAGGAGTACGTCGTGCGCTGCCAGGATGAGGAGGGCAACGTCGTGTCTG AGCTGCCCGTGAAGCCCACGGAGACCCAGGTCACGCTAGGTGGCCTTCGGGCTGGCATAGCCTACACCGTGCAGGTTCGAGCAGACACGGCAACGCTGCGGGGCGCCTGGAGCCAGCCCCAGCTGTTCAGCACAG aaGTCCAGGTTTCCCGGTTGTTCGATTTGTCCATACTCCTTGCGTCTCTGGGGAGCTTCGCCAGCATCCTCCTCCTGGGCGTCCTTGGGTACCTCGGCCTGAACAG ggCTGCACGGCACCTGTGTCcgcccctgcccacaccctgtgCCAGCACTGTGGTCGAGTTCCCTAGCAGCCAGGGGAAGCAG GCTTGGCAGTGGGCAAGCCCGGCAGACTTCCCGGAGGAGGTGTCCCCGAAAGAGGCCTTGGTGGTGAACATGTCCTGGGAAAAAG gtGCATTGGGTGTCCTGTCTCACCTACCCCGGCTCCTGCATCTACCCCCGGGCCTCCAGTCTGAGTGGGAAGAGCCATGCTATTGA
- the IL12RB1 gene encoding interleukin-12 receptor subunit beta-1 isoform X3, producing the protein MGQVWARLVPLLLLLLPGRGAEACSTGQCCFQDPPYPDADSGSASGPRDLNCYRIVSAGYECSWQYEGPTAGVSHFLRCCLRNGPCCYFAAGSATSLQFSDQDGVAVLQTVRLWVESRAKNRTHRSPEIELSLHSTVKYDPPQAGDITVSESAGKVLLKWETPARQEGAEVQFRYRTPGSLWKLGDCRHREDPGFEACLCPRQMDAAQEFQLRRRRLWQEAPGNPWSNWSSPVCVPPEHLPQPTLTLSAEALRPDGKRQVTLHGKLPRLELPEGCLGSNSGGEVTYRARLHMLSCTCKTKSTETFQLRKPLDLSGAAYDLAIISRNRFGRSPSQTWHIPAQTHTHTEPGALNISVGANGTTMHWPAQARAKAYCIEWQSQGQHGNLTNCTLTTPQDQDPTGMATHSWSRESGAMEQKVCYHITIFASPRPEKPTLWSTVLSTYHFGGNASGAGSPQHVLVKKLSRDSVSVDWTPSALSSCPGVLKEYVVRCQDEEGNVVSELPVKPTETQVTLGGLRAGIAYTVQVRADTATLRGAWSQPQLFSTEVQVSRLFDLSILLASLGSFASILLLGVLGYLGLNRAARHLCPPLPTPCASTVVEFPSSQGKQAWQWASPADFPEEVSPKEALVVNMSWEKGEGTDLDTPVHLKRTQLLRGAPELALDAELPLEDRRQGDLGGGSRKPRGPHLLSRRPRLHKNSSQGAPGWQSG; encoded by the exons GCTCGGCTTCAGGCCCCAGGGACCTGAACTGCTACCGGATAGTCAGCGCTGGTTATGAATGCTCCTGGCAGTATGAGGGCCCCACGGCTGGGGTCAGCCACTTCCTGAGGTGCTG CCTCCGGAATGGGCCCTGCTGCTACTTTGCCGCGGGCTCGGCCACCAGCCTGCAGTTCTCTGACCAGGACGGCGTAGCCGTGCTCCAGACTGTCAGGCTCTGGGTGGAATCTCGAGCCAAGAACCGGACGCACAGGTCGCCTGAGATCGAACTGAGCCTTCATAGCACAG TTAAATATGATCCTCCGCAAGCCGGAGACATCACCGTGTCGGAGTCCGCAGGGAAGGTGCTCTTGAAGTGGGAGACCCCAGCCCGCCAGGAGGGCGCCGAGGTCCAGTTCCGGTACCGGACACCTGGCAGCCTGTGGAAGTTG GGCGACTGCAGACATCGAGAGGACCCTGGCTTCG AGGCCTGCCTCTGCCCTCGGCAGATGGATGCAGCCCAGGAATTCCAGCTACGCCGGAGGCGACTCTGGCAGGAAGCCCCAGGAAACCCCTGGAGCAACTGGAGCAGCCCCGTGTGTGTTCCCCCTG AACATCTTCCACAGCCCACCTTGACGCTCTCAGCGGAGGCGCTCCGGCCAGATGGGAAGAGGCAGGTGACCCTGCACGGGAAG CTGCCCCGGCTTGAGCTTCCAGAAGGCTGCCTCGGGTCCAACTCTGGCGGGGAGGTGACCTACCGCGCCCGCCTGCACATGCTATCCTGCACATGTAAGACCAAGTCCACTGAGACCTTTCAGCTGAGGAAACCTCTCGACCTCTCTGGTGCAGCCTATGACCTGGCCATCATCTCCCGGAACCGCTTCGGCCGCAGCCCCAGCCAGACATGGCACATTCCTGCCCAAACCCACACCCACACAG AACCAGGGGCTCTGAATATCAGTGTCGGAGCCAACGGGACCACCATGCACTGGCCAGCCCAGGCCAGGGCCAAGGCATATTGCATCGAGTGGCAGTCCCAGGGCCAGCATGGGAACCTTACCAACTGCACCCTGACTACGCCCCAGGATCAGGACCCCACTGGAATGG CAACCCACAGCTGGAGCAGAGAATCTGGGGCAATGGAGCAGAAGGTGTGCTACCACATCACGATCTTTGCCTCTCCACGCCCGGAGAAGCCCACCTTGTGGTCCACGGTCTTGTCCACCTACCACTTTGGGGGCAATG CCTCGGGGGCCGGAAGCCCACAGCACGTGTTGGTGAAGAAGCTCAGCCGGGACTCCGTGTCTGTGGACTGGACGCCATCCGCGCTGAGCTCCTGCCCCGGGGTCCTGAAGGAGTACGTCGTGCGCTGCCAGGATGAGGAGGGCAACGTCGTGTCTG AGCTGCCCGTGAAGCCCACGGAGACCCAGGTCACGCTAGGTGGCCTTCGGGCTGGCATAGCCTACACCGTGCAGGTTCGAGCAGACACGGCAACGCTGCGGGGCGCCTGGAGCCAGCCCCAGCTGTTCAGCACAG aaGTCCAGGTTTCCCGGTTGTTCGATTTGTCCATACTCCTTGCGTCTCTGGGGAGCTTCGCCAGCATCCTCCTCCTGGGCGTCCTTGGGTACCTCGGCCTGAACAG ggCTGCACGGCACCTGTGTCcgcccctgcccacaccctgtgCCAGCACTGTGGTCGAGTTCCCTAGCAGCCAGGGGAAGCAG GCTTGGCAGTGGGCAAGCCCGGCAGACTTCCCGGAGGAGGTGTCCCCGAAAGAGGCCTTGGTGGTGAACATGTCCTGGGAAAAAGGTGAGGGAACTGACCTGGACACACCTGTGCATCTCAAGAGGACACAGCTACTTCGGGGCGCTCCTGAGCTGGCCTTGGACGCAGAGCTACCCTTGGAGGACAGGAGACAG GGTGACCTCGGGGGCGGCTCCAGGAAGCCCAGAGGCCCTCACCTGCTGTCCAGAAGACCCAGACTGCATAAAAATTCctctcaaggggcgcctgggtggcagagcggttaa
- the IL12RB1 gene encoding interleukin-12 receptor subunit beta-1 isoform X7, with amino-acid sequence MGQVWARLVPLLLLLLPGRGAEACSTGQCCFQDPPYPDADSGSASGPRDLNCYRIVSAGYECSWQYEGPTAGVSHFLRCCLRNGPCCYFAAGSATSLQFSDQDGVAVLQTVRLWVESRAKNRTHRSPEIELSLHSTVKYDPPQAGDITVSESAGKVLLKWETPARQEGAEVQFRYRTPGSLWKLGDCRHREDPGFEACLCPRQMDAAQEFQLRRRRLWQEAPGNPWSNWSSPVCVPPEHLPQPTLTLSAEALRPDGKRQVTLHGKLPRLELPEGCLGSNSGGEVTYRARLHMLSCTCKTKSTETFQLRKPLDLSGAAYDLAIISRNRFGRSPSQTWHIPAQTHTHTEPGALNISVGANGTTMHWPAQARAKAYCIEWQSQGQHGNLTNCTLTTPQDQDPTGMATHSWSRESGAMEQKVCYHITIFASPRPEKPTLWSTVLSTYHFGGNASGAGSPQHVLVKKLSRDSVSVDWTPSALSSCPGVLKEYVVRCQDEEGNVVSELPVKPTETQVTLGGLRAGIAYTVQVRADTATLRGAWSQPQLFSTEVQVSRLFDLSILLASLGSFASILLLGVLGYLGLNRAARHLCPPLPTPCASTVVEFPSSQGKQAWQWASPADFPEEVSPKEALVVNMSWEKG; translated from the exons GCTCGGCTTCAGGCCCCAGGGACCTGAACTGCTACCGGATAGTCAGCGCTGGTTATGAATGCTCCTGGCAGTATGAGGGCCCCACGGCTGGGGTCAGCCACTTCCTGAGGTGCTG CCTCCGGAATGGGCCCTGCTGCTACTTTGCCGCGGGCTCGGCCACCAGCCTGCAGTTCTCTGACCAGGACGGCGTAGCCGTGCTCCAGACTGTCAGGCTCTGGGTGGAATCTCGAGCCAAGAACCGGACGCACAGGTCGCCTGAGATCGAACTGAGCCTTCATAGCACAG TTAAATATGATCCTCCGCAAGCCGGAGACATCACCGTGTCGGAGTCCGCAGGGAAGGTGCTCTTGAAGTGGGAGACCCCAGCCCGCCAGGAGGGCGCCGAGGTCCAGTTCCGGTACCGGACACCTGGCAGCCTGTGGAAGTTG GGCGACTGCAGACATCGAGAGGACCCTGGCTTCG AGGCCTGCCTCTGCCCTCGGCAGATGGATGCAGCCCAGGAATTCCAGCTACGCCGGAGGCGACTCTGGCAGGAAGCCCCAGGAAACCCCTGGAGCAACTGGAGCAGCCCCGTGTGTGTTCCCCCTG AACATCTTCCACAGCCCACCTTGACGCTCTCAGCGGAGGCGCTCCGGCCAGATGGGAAGAGGCAGGTGACCCTGCACGGGAAG CTGCCCCGGCTTGAGCTTCCAGAAGGCTGCCTCGGGTCCAACTCTGGCGGGGAGGTGACCTACCGCGCCCGCCTGCACATGCTATCCTGCACATGTAAGACCAAGTCCACTGAGACCTTTCAGCTGAGGAAACCTCTCGACCTCTCTGGTGCAGCCTATGACCTGGCCATCATCTCCCGGAACCGCTTCGGCCGCAGCCCCAGCCAGACATGGCACATTCCTGCCCAAACCCACACCCACACAG AACCAGGGGCTCTGAATATCAGTGTCGGAGCCAACGGGACCACCATGCACTGGCCAGCCCAGGCCAGGGCCAAGGCATATTGCATCGAGTGGCAGTCCCAGGGCCAGCATGGGAACCTTACCAACTGCACCCTGACTACGCCCCAGGATCAGGACCCCACTGGAATGG CAACCCACAGCTGGAGCAGAGAATCTGGGGCAATGGAGCAGAAGGTGTGCTACCACATCACGATCTTTGCCTCTCCACGCCCGGAGAAGCCCACCTTGTGGTCCACGGTCTTGTCCACCTACCACTTTGGGGGCAATG CCTCGGGGGCCGGAAGCCCACAGCACGTGTTGGTGAAGAAGCTCAGCCGGGACTCCGTGTCTGTGGACTGGACGCCATCCGCGCTGAGCTCCTGCCCCGGGGTCCTGAAGGAGTACGTCGTGCGCTGCCAGGATGAGGAGGGCAACGTCGTGTCTG AGCTGCCCGTGAAGCCCACGGAGACCCAGGTCACGCTAGGTGGCCTTCGGGCTGGCATAGCCTACACCGTGCAGGTTCGAGCAGACACGGCAACGCTGCGGGGCGCCTGGAGCCAGCCCCAGCTGTTCAGCACAG aaGTCCAGGTTTCCCGGTTGTTCGATTTGTCCATACTCCTTGCGTCTCTGGGGAGCTTCGCCAGCATCCTCCTCCTGGGCGTCCTTGGGTACCTCGGCCTGAACAG ggCTGCACGGCACCTGTGTCcgcccctgcccacaccctgtgCCAGCACTGTGGTCGAGTTCCCTAGCAGCCAGGGGAAGCAG GCTTGGCAGTGGGCAAGCCCGGCAGACTTCCCGGAGGAGGTGTCCCCGAAAGAGGCCTTGGTGGTGAACATGTCCTGGGAAAAAG GGTGA
- the IL12RB1 gene encoding interleukin-12 receptor subunit beta-1 isoform X5: MGQVWARLVPLLLLLLPGRGAEACSTGQCCFQDPPYPDADSGSASGPRDLNCYRIVSAGYECSWQYEGPTAGVSHFLRCCLRNGPCCYFAAGSATSLQFSDQDGVAVLQTVRLWVESRAKNRTHRSPEIELSLHSTVKYDPPQAGDITVSESAGKVLLKWETPARQEGAEVQFRYRTPGSLWKLGDCRHREDPGFEACLCPRQMDAAQEFQLRRRRLWQEAPGNPWSNWSSPVCVPPEHLPQPTLTLSAEALRPDGKRQVTLHGKLPRLELPEGCLGSNSGGEVTYRARLHMLSCTCKTKSTETFQLRKPLDLSGAAYDLAIISRNRFGRSPSQTWHIPAQTHTHTEPGALNISVGANGTTMHWPAQARAKAYCIEWQSQGQHGNLTNCTLTTPQDQDPTGMATHSWSRESGAMEQKVCYHITIFASPRPEKPTLWSTVLSTYHFGGNASGAGSPQHVLVKKLSRDSVSVDWTPSALSSCPGVLKEYVVRCQDEEGNVVSELPVKPTETQVTLGGLRAGIAYTVQVRADTATLRGAWSQPQLFSTEVQVSRLFDLSILLASLGSFASILLLGVLGYLGLNRAARHLCPPLPTPCASTVVEFPSSQGKQAWQWASPADFPEEVSPKEALVVNMSWEKGEGTDLDTPVHLKRTQLLRGAPELALDAELPLEDRRQR, translated from the exons GCTCGGCTTCAGGCCCCAGGGACCTGAACTGCTACCGGATAGTCAGCGCTGGTTATGAATGCTCCTGGCAGTATGAGGGCCCCACGGCTGGGGTCAGCCACTTCCTGAGGTGCTG CCTCCGGAATGGGCCCTGCTGCTACTTTGCCGCGGGCTCGGCCACCAGCCTGCAGTTCTCTGACCAGGACGGCGTAGCCGTGCTCCAGACTGTCAGGCTCTGGGTGGAATCTCGAGCCAAGAACCGGACGCACAGGTCGCCTGAGATCGAACTGAGCCTTCATAGCACAG TTAAATATGATCCTCCGCAAGCCGGAGACATCACCGTGTCGGAGTCCGCAGGGAAGGTGCTCTTGAAGTGGGAGACCCCAGCCCGCCAGGAGGGCGCCGAGGTCCAGTTCCGGTACCGGACACCTGGCAGCCTGTGGAAGTTG GGCGACTGCAGACATCGAGAGGACCCTGGCTTCG AGGCCTGCCTCTGCCCTCGGCAGATGGATGCAGCCCAGGAATTCCAGCTACGCCGGAGGCGACTCTGGCAGGAAGCCCCAGGAAACCCCTGGAGCAACTGGAGCAGCCCCGTGTGTGTTCCCCCTG AACATCTTCCACAGCCCACCTTGACGCTCTCAGCGGAGGCGCTCCGGCCAGATGGGAAGAGGCAGGTGACCCTGCACGGGAAG CTGCCCCGGCTTGAGCTTCCAGAAGGCTGCCTCGGGTCCAACTCTGGCGGGGAGGTGACCTACCGCGCCCGCCTGCACATGCTATCCTGCACATGTAAGACCAAGTCCACTGAGACCTTTCAGCTGAGGAAACCTCTCGACCTCTCTGGTGCAGCCTATGACCTGGCCATCATCTCCCGGAACCGCTTCGGCCGCAGCCCCAGCCAGACATGGCACATTCCTGCCCAAACCCACACCCACACAG AACCAGGGGCTCTGAATATCAGTGTCGGAGCCAACGGGACCACCATGCACTGGCCAGCCCAGGCCAGGGCCAAGGCATATTGCATCGAGTGGCAGTCCCAGGGCCAGCATGGGAACCTTACCAACTGCACCCTGACTACGCCCCAGGATCAGGACCCCACTGGAATGG CAACCCACAGCTGGAGCAGAGAATCTGGGGCAATGGAGCAGAAGGTGTGCTACCACATCACGATCTTTGCCTCTCCACGCCCGGAGAAGCCCACCTTGTGGTCCACGGTCTTGTCCACCTACCACTTTGGGGGCAATG CCTCGGGGGCCGGAAGCCCACAGCACGTGTTGGTGAAGAAGCTCAGCCGGGACTCCGTGTCTGTGGACTGGACGCCATCCGCGCTGAGCTCCTGCCCCGGGGTCCTGAAGGAGTACGTCGTGCGCTGCCAGGATGAGGAGGGCAACGTCGTGTCTG AGCTGCCCGTGAAGCCCACGGAGACCCAGGTCACGCTAGGTGGCCTTCGGGCTGGCATAGCCTACACCGTGCAGGTTCGAGCAGACACGGCAACGCTGCGGGGCGCCTGGAGCCAGCCCCAGCTGTTCAGCACAG aaGTCCAGGTTTCCCGGTTGTTCGATTTGTCCATACTCCTTGCGTCTCTGGGGAGCTTCGCCAGCATCCTCCTCCTGGGCGTCCTTGGGTACCTCGGCCTGAACAG ggCTGCACGGCACCTGTGTCcgcccctgcccacaccctgtgCCAGCACTGTGGTCGAGTTCCCTAGCAGCCAGGGGAAGCAG GCTTGGCAGTGGGCAAGCCCGGCAGACTTCCCGGAGGAGGTGTCCCCGAAAGAGGCCTTGGTGGTGAACATGTCCTGGGAAAAAGGTGAGGGAACTGACCTGGACACACCTGTGCATCTCAAGAGGACACAGCTACTTCGGGGCGCTCCTGAGCTGGCCTTGGACGCAGAGCTACCCTTGGAGGACAGGAGACAG agatag
- the IL12RB1 gene encoding interleukin-12 receptor subunit beta-1 isoform X1, with amino-acid sequence MGQVWARLVPLLLLLLPGRGAEACSTGQCCFQDPPYPDADSGSASGPRDLNCYRIVSAGYECSWQYEGPTAGVSHFLRCCLRNGPCCYFAAGSATSLQFSDQDGVAVLQTVRLWVESRAKNRTHRSPEIELSLHSTVKYDPPQAGDITVSESAGKVLLKWETPARQEGAEVQFRYRTPGSLWKLGDCRHREDPGFEACLCPRQMDAAQEFQLRRRRLWQEAPGNPWSNWSSPVCVPPEHLPQPTLTLSAEALRPDGKRQVTLHGKLPRLELPEGCLGSNSGGEVTYRARLHMLSCTCKTKSTETFQLRKPLDLSGAAYDLAIISRNRFGRSPSQTWHIPAQTHTHTEPGALNISVGANGTTMHWPAQARAKAYCIEWQSQGQHGNLTNCTLTTPQDQDPTGMATHSWSRESGAMEQKVCYHITIFASPRPEKPTLWSTVLSTYHFGGNASGAGSPQHVLVKKLSRDSVSVDWTPSALSSCPGVLKEYVVRCQDEEGNVVSELPVKPTETQVTLGGLRAGIAYTVQVRADTATLRGAWSQPQLFSTEVQVSRLFDLSILLASLGSFASILLLGVLGYLGLNRAARHLCPPLPTPCASTVVEFPSSQGKQAWQWASPADFPEEVSPKEALVVNMSWEKEVSRYHTKLLCKVNYSVALDHLFLIPEHFYHLQRKPFGHEQSLPIPPHPTPGNHQRAVSLDGPAGTFPIRGIMQPVAFWVCCFGEETAACFCFVLFCF; translated from the exons GCTCGGCTTCAGGCCCCAGGGACCTGAACTGCTACCGGATAGTCAGCGCTGGTTATGAATGCTCCTGGCAGTATGAGGGCCCCACGGCTGGGGTCAGCCACTTCCTGAGGTGCTG CCTCCGGAATGGGCCCTGCTGCTACTTTGCCGCGGGCTCGGCCACCAGCCTGCAGTTCTCTGACCAGGACGGCGTAGCCGTGCTCCAGACTGTCAGGCTCTGGGTGGAATCTCGAGCCAAGAACCGGACGCACAGGTCGCCTGAGATCGAACTGAGCCTTCATAGCACAG TTAAATATGATCCTCCGCAAGCCGGAGACATCACCGTGTCGGAGTCCGCAGGGAAGGTGCTCTTGAAGTGGGAGACCCCAGCCCGCCAGGAGGGCGCCGAGGTCCAGTTCCGGTACCGGACACCTGGCAGCCTGTGGAAGTTG GGCGACTGCAGACATCGAGAGGACCCTGGCTTCG AGGCCTGCCTCTGCCCTCGGCAGATGGATGCAGCCCAGGAATTCCAGCTACGCCGGAGGCGACTCTGGCAGGAAGCCCCAGGAAACCCCTGGAGCAACTGGAGCAGCCCCGTGTGTGTTCCCCCTG AACATCTTCCACAGCCCACCTTGACGCTCTCAGCGGAGGCGCTCCGGCCAGATGGGAAGAGGCAGGTGACCCTGCACGGGAAG CTGCCCCGGCTTGAGCTTCCAGAAGGCTGCCTCGGGTCCAACTCTGGCGGGGAGGTGACCTACCGCGCCCGCCTGCACATGCTATCCTGCACATGTAAGACCAAGTCCACTGAGACCTTTCAGCTGAGGAAACCTCTCGACCTCTCTGGTGCAGCCTATGACCTGGCCATCATCTCCCGGAACCGCTTCGGCCGCAGCCCCAGCCAGACATGGCACATTCCTGCCCAAACCCACACCCACACAG AACCAGGGGCTCTGAATATCAGTGTCGGAGCCAACGGGACCACCATGCACTGGCCAGCCCAGGCCAGGGCCAAGGCATATTGCATCGAGTGGCAGTCCCAGGGCCAGCATGGGAACCTTACCAACTGCACCCTGACTACGCCCCAGGATCAGGACCCCACTGGAATGG CAACCCACAGCTGGAGCAGAGAATCTGGGGCAATGGAGCAGAAGGTGTGCTACCACATCACGATCTTTGCCTCTCCACGCCCGGAGAAGCCCACCTTGTGGTCCACGGTCTTGTCCACCTACCACTTTGGGGGCAATG CCTCGGGGGCCGGAAGCCCACAGCACGTGTTGGTGAAGAAGCTCAGCCGGGACTCCGTGTCTGTGGACTGGACGCCATCCGCGCTGAGCTCCTGCCCCGGGGTCCTGAAGGAGTACGTCGTGCGCTGCCAGGATGAGGAGGGCAACGTCGTGTCTG AGCTGCCCGTGAAGCCCACGGAGACCCAGGTCACGCTAGGTGGCCTTCGGGCTGGCATAGCCTACACCGTGCAGGTTCGAGCAGACACGGCAACGCTGCGGGGCGCCTGGAGCCAGCCCCAGCTGTTCAGCACAG aaGTCCAGGTTTCCCGGTTGTTCGATTTGTCCATACTCCTTGCGTCTCTGGGGAGCTTCGCCAGCATCCTCCTCCTGGGCGTCCTTGGGTACCTCGGCCTGAACAG ggCTGCACGGCACCTGTGTCcgcccctgcccacaccctgtgCCAGCACTGTGGTCGAGTTCCCTAGCAGCCAGGGGAAGCAG GCTTGGCAGTGGGCAAGCCCGGCAGACTTCCCGGAGGAGGTGTCCCCGAAAGAGGCCTTGGTGGTGAACATGTCCTGGGAAAAAG aaGTGTCCAGATACCATACAAAGCTCCTTTGCAAAGTGAACTATTCTGTAGCGTTGGACCACCTTTTtctgattccagaacatttttaccACCTCCAAAGGAAACCCTTTGGCCATGAGCagtccctccccatcccacctcacccaacccctggcaaccaccaacgTGCTGTCTCTCTGGATGGGCCTGCTGGGACGTTTCCTATCCGTGGGATCATGCAGCCCGTGGCCTTTTGGGTCTGTTGTTTTGGGGAAGAAACAGcagcatgtttttgttttgttttgttttgtttttaa